The Mytilus trossulus isolate FHL-02 chromosome 13, PNRI_Mtr1.1.1.hap1, whole genome shotgun sequence genome has a segment encoding these proteins:
- the LOC134694861 gene encoding uncharacterized protein LOC134694861, producing the protein MGCGTSSQAVHPAGVEHDRPSDNEQLKSCLKKALGEKKIALLELGNRDNDWMKDAKCNDKQIVMVDCKALYEEQMKKPKAKQIQPDLSDQGDIEDRLQKLQMIVGSSPSLQIETFENWGETQAIQVISSSPTTEKELKKLVLAASEQGLRVRCAGTGHSWAPIFADSKQLLIYVKDMKSDYKDGSRIRISSRKKLEVDIMTGVTTGDFKKFQLKNKLHIPANVILDVVQMVSVVATGCHGVGKDANTPSDNVVKMRIIGSDGKLRTYASDDKEMMGAISANFGCFGVIFDMTIKLIPEVIVKVENRYMDLDDLFFNAENIQKIFEENWSIEIFWFPYNSLSLFDYNPKNDDVWIRVINKETNKVKTATETYYDWKEVKDYLTQEAMAIMSPIIAGNPSLTPLYAWSTFGAIKNIIYPSGTQYQELPHAVHFRQYIEKAPVYDMEFAFDLKGDFHRLLKIIQVVVNKVDHYEEKDEYPLNIALEMRMMGYSDTLLCPGIIGNPAYGGSGHVVYIEILSLVDTKGWEKFCIDVAKEWMALDGVPHLAKQWDFIPDVEDHIYKHMGQHIEAFKEQLTKSGADPNGMFLNKSIRKLLRL; encoded by the exons ATGGGTTGTGGGACATCATCACAGGCG GTTCATCCTGCAGGTGTTGAACATGATAGACCAAGTGATAATGAACAACTAAAAAGCTGTTTGAAAAAGGCACTAGGGGAGAAAAAGATTGCTCTACTTGAACTAGGCAACAGAGACAATGATTGGATGAAAGATGCCAAATGTAATGACAAACAAATCGTCATGGTTGACTGCAAAGCTTTGTATGAAGAACAG ATGAAGAAACCAAAAGCGAAACAAATTCAACCAGATTTGTCTGACCAG GGCGATATTGAAGATAGATTACAAAAGTTACAAATGATAGTTGGGAGTTCTCCATCTTTACAAATAGAGACGTTTGAAAACTGGGGAGAGACACAAGCTATTCAAGTTATTTCTTCCTCTCCAACTACAGAAAAGGAACTGAAGAAGTTAGTGTTAGCAGCATCTGAACAAGGATTGCGTGTAAGGTGTGCTGGAACTGGACACAGCTGGGCACCAATTTTTGCAGACAGCAAACAAttacttatttatgtaaaagatatGAAAAGCGACTACAAGGATGGATCAAGAATAAGAATATCTAGT CGAAAAAAACTTGAAGTGGACATCATGACCGGAGTGACAACTGGAGACTTTAAGAAGTTCCAACTAAAAAACAAACTGCATATTCCTGCTAATGTAATTTTAGATGTTGTTCAGATGGTCAGTGTTGTAGCAACTGGTTGTCAT GGCGTAGGAAAGGATGCAAACACACCAAGTGACAATGTTGTGAAAATGCGCATAATCGGAAGTGACGGAAAACTACGCACCTATGCATCTGACGACAAAGAAATGATGGGGGCAATAAGTGCAAACTTTGGATGTTTTGGAGTTATATTTGATATGACAATAAAACTAATTCCCGAAGTTATCGTCAAAGTAGAAAATCGATACATGGATCTagatgatttatttttcaatgcagaaaatatacaaaaaatatttgaggaAAACTGGTCAATTGAGATTTTTTGGTTTCCCTACAACTCACTGagtttgtttgattataatCCAAAAAATGATGATGTTTGGATCCGTGTTATTAACAAAGAAACGAATAAAGTTAAAACTGCCACTGAAACCTACTACGACTGGAAAGAAGTGAAAGATTATCTTACACAAGAAGCCATGGCGATCATGTCACCAATCATAGCAGGAAACCCTTCATTGACTCCATTGTACGCATGGTCAACGTTTGGTGCGATAAAGAACATCATTTACCCGAGCGGTACCCAATATCAGGAACTTCCACATGCTGTTCATTTTAG aCAATACATCGAGAAAGCTCCTGTATATGACATGGAATTTGCCTTCGATTTAAAGGGAGATTTTCATCGACTCTTGAAGATAATTCAAGTAGTAGTGAACAAAGTGGATCATTACGAGGAAAAAGATGAGTATCCATTGAACATTGCTCTGGAAATGCGCATGATGGGTTatag TGATACTCTTCTGTGTCCTGGTATAATCGGAAATCCTGCCTATGGCGGATCTGGTCACGTGGTctatatagaaattttaagtcTCGTCGACACTAAAGGATGGGAAAAGTTTTGTATTGATGTAGCAAAAGAATGGATGGCTTTAGATGGTGTTCCACATCTAGCTAAGCAATGGGATTTTATTCCCGATGTTGAGGACCATATTTACAAA CATATGGGACAACATATCGAAGCATTCAAGGAGCAACTGACGAAGTCTGGCGCTGATCCAAATGGAATGTTTCTCAATAAAAGCATCCGAAAACTGTTACGATTATAA